The nucleotide window GTAAGTAATTTCATTTGTTCAAATTGGCGAAGAAGATTATTTATTTCGTTAGGAGTAGATCCACTTCCTATAGCAATACGTCTTCTTCGACTACCATTAATAATATGAGGTTTTTCTCTTTCTTCTCTCGTCATAGATAAAATAATAGCTTCAGTCTTATTTAAATTTTTTTCTCCAAAATTTAATCCAGAAGTGTTTTTTATTTGATGGCTTAAACCTGGAATCATACTTATAATTTGTTCCATGGAGCCCATCTTTTTAATTTGTTGAATTTGAAGTAAAAAATCATTAAGGTCTAAACTTTGTTTCCGAATCTTATTTTCTAATTCTAAAGCCTTTTTTTTATCTATTATTTTTTCAGCTTTTTCAATTAAAGATAAGACATCACCCATTCCTAAGATTCTCGAAGCCATTCTTTCAGGATAGAAGACTTCCAAATCTTCTAATTTTTCTCCAATGCCTACTAATTTTATTGGTTTCTTAATAGTCATATTAATGGACAAAGCAGCTCCTCCTCGGGCATCTCCATCTAGTTTAGTTAAAATTACCCCCGTCAGGTTTAATTCTTGATTAAAATGGTTGGAGATATTTACTGCTTCTTGACCGGTCATAGCATCTACCACTAATAAGATTTCATCAGGTTTACTTTCTTCTTTCATCAGCTTAAGTTCTTGCATCATCTCTTGGTCAATATGAAATCGTCCGGCTGTATCTATAATCACCACCTCAAAAGAGTTTAAAGTAGCTATTTTTTTAGCAGAAATTAAGGTATCAACTGGACTTTCTCCTTCTTTTGGGCAGTGAACTTCTACTTTAATCTTTCTTCCCAGTGCTTGAAGTTGTTCCACGGCTGCAGGTCGGTAAATATCTGTGCCTACTAATAAAACTTTATGCCCCTTTTGTTTTAAAAATAAGGCTAATTTTCCAGCCGTAGTAGTCTTTCCACAGCCATGCAAACCAACTAATTTAATAAAAAAAGGCTTATTAGTAATTTCTAAAGCCTTAAAGCTTCCTCCTAAGATATTGATTAATTCTTCATGGACAACCTTAGTTACTTGAGCAGCTGGAGTTAAACTTTCTAATAT belongs to bacterium and includes:
- the ffh gene encoding signal recognition particle protein, which encodes MFENLSSKLQTVFKKLRGKGKLSEKDVSLALKEIKLALLEADVNYKVVKEFISSISAKALGKEILESLTPAAQVTKVVHEELINILGGSFKALEITNKPFFIKLVGLHGCGKTTTAGKLALFLKQKGHKVLLVGTDIYRPAAVEQLQALGRKIKVEVHCPKEGESPVDTLISAKKIATLNSFEVVIIDTAGRFHIDQEMMQELKLMKEESKPDEILLVVDAMTGQEAVNISNHFNQELNLTGVILTKLDGDARGGAALSINMTIKKPIKLVGIGEKLEDLEVFYPERMASRILGMGDVLSLIEKAEKIIDKKKALELENKIRKQSLDLNDFLLQIQQIKKMGSMEQIISMIPGLSHQIKNTSGLNFGEKNLNKTEAIILSMTREEREKPHIINGSRRRRIAIGSGSTPNEINNLLRQFEQMKLLTKGFHKKSNQKQMFSFLR